A genomic window from Flavobacterium phycosphaerae includes:
- a CDS encoding DUF1801 domain-containing protein gives MNVQEQIETYLNSQSEPKRGDMQTLHHLILKLMPNCQVWFLDGKDDNGKTVSNPNIGYGQQTLHYAGGKTRAFYKIGLSANTTGISVYIIGLEDKNYLAQTFGKQLGKASVSGYCIKFKALKDINLEVLEAAIRYGSEAT, from the coding sequence ATGAATGTACAAGAACAAATTGAGACCTACCTCAACAGTCAGTCCGAACCCAAACGGGGCGATATGCAAACCCTGCATCACCTCATCTTGAAACTAATGCCAAACTGCCAAGTATGGTTTTTGGATGGTAAAGATGATAATGGTAAAACGGTTTCCAATCCCAATATTGGCTACGGACAGCAAACCCTACACTATGCCGGTGGAAAAACCAGAGCATTTTATAAAATAGGCCTCAGTGCCAACACTACCGGAATCTCGGTTTATATAATTGGTCTTGAAGACAAAAACTATTTGGCTCAAACTTTCGGAAAGCAACTGGGCAAAGCCAGTGTGAGCGGGTATTGCATTAAGTTTAAAGCGCTGAAAGATATAAACCTTGAGGTGCTTGAAGCCGCCATACGCTACGGAAGTGAAGCAACCTAA
- the mnmE gene encoding tRNA uridine-5-carboxymethylaminomethyl(34) synthesis GTPase MnmE: protein MISQETIVALASPSGAGAIAVIRISGVAALPIAEQVFQSVSGKAISKQKTHTIHLGHIVEDGKVYDQVLVSVFKNPHSYTGEDVIEISCHGSAYIQQQIIQLLLRKGCRMAQAGEFTLRAFLNGKLDLSQAEAVADLIASDNEASHQIAMQQMRGGFSNEIAKLREELLNFASLIELELDFAEEDVEFADRTQFRELLSRIEFVLKRLIDSFAVGNVIKNGIPVAIVGEPNVGKSTLLNALLNEERAIVSEIAGTTRDTIEDELVINGIGFRFIDTAGIRETKDVVESIGIKKTFEKIEQAQVIIYLIDSSQLALDNENLKEVQVELEKIKNQFPLKTLVVLGNKADKLSEAQVTNLKTNIPNILLLSAKEKRGIDELKNQLLSFVNTGALRNNETIVTNTRHYDSLLKALEEIQKVRFGLDSNLSSDLMAIDIKQALYYFGEITGEVTNDELLGNIFANFCIGK, encoded by the coding sequence ATGATTTCACAGGAAACTATCGTGGCACTAGCCTCACCTTCGGGTGCCGGTGCCATTGCGGTCATTCGAATTTCGGGGGTAGCTGCTTTGCCTATAGCCGAACAGGTTTTTCAATCGGTTTCAGGAAAGGCCATCAGCAAACAAAAAACGCATACCATTCACTTAGGGCACATAGTTGAAGACGGCAAAGTGTATGACCAAGTGCTGGTGTCTGTTTTCAAAAATCCGCATTCGTATACCGGAGAAGATGTGATTGAAATTTCATGCCACGGGTCGGCCTACATTCAGCAACAAATCATACAGTTGTTGTTGCGCAAAGGCTGTCGTATGGCTCAAGCCGGTGAATTTACCTTAAGAGCTTTCTTAAACGGCAAACTCGATTTGTCGCAAGCCGAAGCTGTGGCCGACTTGATTGCTTCGGATAACGAGGCCAGTCACCAGATTGCCATGCAGCAAATGCGCGGTGGTTTTAGTAATGAAATTGCCAAACTCAGAGAAGAACTATTGAATTTTGCTTCCCTAATAGAATTAGAATTAGACTTTGCCGAAGAAGATGTTGAGTTTGCTGACCGCACCCAATTTAGGGAACTGCTTAGCCGCATTGAATTTGTTTTAAAACGATTGATTGATTCTTTTGCCGTGGGTAACGTCATTAAAAACGGAATTCCCGTAGCTATTGTGGGCGAGCCCAATGTGGGAAAATCTACTTTGCTCAATGCATTACTTAACGAAGAACGCGCCATAGTTTCAGAAATTGCCGGAACAACCAGAGATACCATTGAAGACGAGTTGGTCATCAACGGCATTGGTTTTCGTTTTATAGATACTGCCGGCATCCGCGAAACCAAAGACGTGGTAGAAAGCATTGGTATCAAAAAAACTTTTGAAAAAATTGAACAAGCACAGGTCATTATTTACCTGATTGACAGCTCACAACTGGCTTTAGACAATGAAAACCTGAAAGAAGTGCAAGTAGAATTGGAAAAAATAAAAAACCAGTTCCCTTTGAAAACTTTAGTGGTACTTGGCAACAAAGCCGATAAATTATCGGAAGCTCAAGTAACCAATTTGAAAACCAATATCCCCAACATCTTATTGCTCTCGGCCAAAGAAAAAAGAGGGATTGACGAGTTAAAAAACCAACTCCTTTCCTTTGTAAATACCGGAGCCTTGCGCAATAACGAAACCATAGTAACCAACACCCGCCATTATGATTCGTTGTTAAAAGCCTTGGAAGAAATACAAAAAGTACGCTTCGGACTAGACAGCAACCTGTCATCTGACTTAATGGCTATCGACATCAAACAAGCCTTGTATTACTTTGGCGAAATTACCGGAGAAGTGACCAACGATGAGTTACTGGGTAACATTTTTGCCAACTTTTGTATCGGGAAATAA
- a CDS encoding redoxin family protein: MKNNISHFITALKAEHIKKRGTGFYWTSAILGIISPLLFCIVTIVTTTDEIKTEIPTNFYLKFIENCLLPFADFFFPLLIIIIVSRITQLDHKNGGWQLMETQPTYKFSIYFSKFTTILIANLISILLFMAVSLLGAWLLSFIVTIPKMAIMEFPFTGVIHLIARLFVASLLITVVQFVISVLIPSFIWSIVIGFFGLLLTAFLAPFDLVPAWYPYEILSKIAANPKGSDLGYWFTFSDYVGITISIVLLYIGFQWYRFKSLRWAFNNKSKILSLVAVVLVFGGLTFWLLRPNQMPNYEKTVFCGKIDSKEKMKTVYIVDNTVQDTIASIPVKDNAFHYVFDKKIITDNYSFIIDQKYNGNVFFGTNDSIYLEGKIYGPKSDFTLKGTRLAENQMGNGEKPSWSMVSYYLEENVNLDKPEIIINALYKDWKEEMQASGKFKTVDNYIAKNDYTERNQKLITTRYLNMWNEFLKKRAALYPNQSTPEGASIKEIKAKLSLTDESLLSTQEYFAYLTSQLIANNKQEIDDNTKSILAIAQMKKGSFKDKMLFWQMNKSIEEASTSEERNQFVAKYIGQFSSERYQRKINNINKIAESLGKGKQAPAFEATSLDGKPTALANLKGKFVLIDVWATWCGPCKQQSPYFEKFALKYKKEKIQFVALSTDENIQKWYIAAQSKSKSVLQWHANDLDGFSKAYNVITIPRFILIDPNGNFVNANLPFPAEASFELLLRKAMHLPEEE, encoded by the coding sequence ATGAAAAATAATATCAGCCACTTTATCACCGCGCTAAAAGCCGAACACATCAAAAAAAGAGGCACCGGATTTTACTGGACCAGCGCTATTTTAGGAATCATTTCTCCTTTGTTGTTCTGCATTGTTACGATAGTTACAACTACTGACGAAATAAAAACAGAAATCCCCACTAACTTTTACCTGAAGTTTATAGAGAACTGCTTACTGCCGTTTGCCGATTTCTTTTTCCCGTTACTGATTATTATTATAGTGAGTCGCATTACCCAGTTAGACCATAAAAATGGCGGCTGGCAGTTGATGGAAACGCAACCTACCTATAAGTTTTCAATTTATTTCTCCAAGTTCACTACCATACTAATCGCCAATCTAATTTCGATACTGTTGTTTATGGCGGTTTCTTTATTGGGTGCTTGGCTATTGAGTTTTATTGTCACCATTCCTAAAATGGCCATAATGGAATTCCCCTTTACCGGAGTCATTCATCTCATTGCCCGTCTTTTTGTGGCTTCGTTATTGATTACCGTGGTGCAGTTTGTCATATCAGTTTTGATTCCGAGCTTTATTTGGTCAATTGTCATTGGTTTTTTCGGATTGCTGTTAACTGCTTTCTTGGCTCCGTTTGATTTAGTACCCGCTTGGTATCCTTATGAAATTCTGTCCAAAATAGCAGCAAATCCTAAAGGCAGTGACTTAGGTTATTGGTTCACTTTTTCCGACTATGTGGGCATCACCATCAGTATTGTCTTGCTCTACATTGGCTTTCAATGGTATCGTTTTAAATCGTTGCGTTGGGCTTTTAACAACAAGTCTAAAATACTAAGCTTAGTTGCTGTGGTGCTGGTTTTTGGTGGACTAACATTTTGGTTACTGCGACCGAATCAAATGCCTAATTATGAAAAAACTGTGTTTTGCGGCAAGATTGACAGCAAAGAAAAAATGAAGACCGTTTATATTGTTGACAACACCGTTCAGGATACTATTGCCAGTATTCCGGTCAAAGACAATGCGTTTCATTATGTATTCGACAAAAAAATCATTACCGATAACTACAGTTTTATTATCGATCAGAAATACAATGGCAATGTGTTTTTCGGAACCAATGACAGTATTTATCTGGAAGGAAAAATTTATGGGCCAAAATCTGATTTTACCCTAAAAGGCACCCGACTGGCCGAAAACCAAATGGGCAATGGAGAAAAACCAAGTTGGAGCATGGTTTCTTATTACTTAGAAGAAAATGTAAATCTTGACAAACCCGAAATCATCATCAATGCGTTGTATAAAGATTGGAAAGAAGAAATGCAGGCTTCAGGCAAGTTCAAAACCGTTGACAACTATATTGCGAAAAACGACTATACCGAAAGAAACCAAAAGTTAATCACCACGCGGTATTTGAATATGTGGAATGAATTTTTGAAAAAAAGAGCTGCTTTATATCCTAATCAAAGCACACCGGAAGGAGCCTCTATCAAAGAAATCAAAGCCAAGCTATCATTAACCGATGAAAGTTTGCTGAGCACCCAAGAGTATTTTGCTTACCTGACCAGCCAATTGATTGCCAACAACAAACAGGAAATTGACGATAACACCAAATCTATTTTGGCTATAGCCCAGATGAAGAAAGGCTCGTTTAAAGACAAAATGCTTTTTTGGCAAATGAATAAAAGCATCGAAGAAGCCTCAACCAGCGAGGAACGAAATCAGTTTGTAGCCAAGTATATCGGGCAATTCAGCAGTGAGCGTTACCAAAGAAAAATTAACAACATCAATAAAATTGCCGAAAGTTTAGGCAAAGGCAAACAGGCACCGGCTTTTGAAGCTACAAGTCTTGACGGCAAACCGACAGCACTGGCTAACTTAAAAGGAAAATTTGTCCTTATTGATGTTTGGGCAACTTGGTGCGGGCCTTGCAAACAGCAATCGCCTTACTTTGAAAAATTTGCTTTGAAATACAAAAAAGAGAAAATCCAATTTGTAGCACTCAGTACCGATGAAAACATTCAAAAATGGTACATCGCGGCGCAAAGCAAATCTAAATCGGTGTTGCAATGGCATGCCAATGATTTAGACGGATTTAGCAAAGCCTATAATGTAATAACCATTCCAAGGTTTATCCTTATTGACCCGAACGGCAATTTTGTGAATGCTAATCTACCGTTTCCGGCAGAAGCTTCGTTTGAATTATTGTTGCGAAAAGCCATGCATTTGCCCGAAGAAGAATAG
- a CDS encoding ABC transporter ATP-binding protein — MADYIIQTEALNFQYSKYKKVLENISIHVPKGSIYGFLGPNGAGKSTTMRLLTGIIPEQGNAIKLFNQPLQEQLPLVFSKIGSLVESPALYLHLSGIDNLRYIAKLRNIPEEKVMETLALVDLARDGKRKAKQYSLGMKQRLAIAMALLSEPELLLLDEPVNGLDPNGIIDIRKLLIKLNQEKGVTIFVSSHLLSEIEKMCTHVGIISKGKLRFEGTMQELSKAASMCKIQVTVDDAPKWQATLNTQYKNVNLIAQNQLTLDIGNKDQIPEFIKTLISQNATVYEVKILDGLEEWFMTITDEKHTDEK, encoded by the coding sequence ATGGCTGACTATATAATCCAAACAGAGGCACTGAATTTTCAATATTCGAAGTATAAAAAAGTATTAGAAAACATTTCCATCCACGTTCCCAAAGGTTCTATCTACGGTTTTTTGGGACCTAATGGCGCCGGTAAATCAACCACCATGCGATTGCTCACCGGAATCATCCCTGAACAGGGCAACGCCATAAAACTCTTTAACCAACCTCTACAGGAACAACTCCCGTTAGTATTTTCAAAAATTGGCTCTTTGGTTGAATCGCCGGCTTTATACCTGCATTTGAGTGGTATTGACAATTTGAGATACATTGCCAAACTCCGCAACATTCCCGAGGAAAAAGTAATGGAAACTCTGGCGTTAGTCGACTTAGCCCGAGACGGTAAACGCAAAGCCAAACAATATTCCTTGGGGATGAAACAACGTCTTGCGATAGCCATGGCCTTGCTTAGTGAACCCGAATTGCTGTTGCTTGACGAACCCGTAAACGGCCTAGACCCTAATGGGATTATCGATATCCGAAAACTGCTCATCAAACTCAATCAGGAAAAGGGCGTGACTATTTTTGTATCGAGCCATTTACTCAGCGAAATAGAAAAAATGTGTACCCACGTGGGCATTATCAGTAAAGGCAAACTGCGTTTTGAAGGAACCATGCAGGAACTTTCTAAAGCAGCGAGTATGTGTAAAATTCAGGTTACCGTTGACGATGCCCCAAAATGGCAAGCAACACTTAACACGCAATACAAAAATGTAAATCTGATTGCTCAAAACCAACTCACCTTGGATATTGGTAACAAAGACCAAATTCCGGAGTTTATTAAAACCTTAATCTCCCAAAATGCCACCGTATATGAAGTCAAGATTCTAGACGGATTAGAAGAATGGTTCATGACTATAACCGATGAAAAACATACCGATGAAAAATAA
- a CDS encoding universal stress protein, with the protein MKKILVPLDFSETSDNAFVYALELAKLFKAELVLLHTFDLPIVDSQSMPINYATIYDAIELTNFEHFRDKMPILRTMAEARNAEHVVMNHILMDGDLVFNIKKVVKQEHADFVVMGTRGATGWLDSFIGTNTSSVISDVSVPVLSVPLGAKYTKIETIAFTTRFRQKDIKALEDVVKMAKKLKAKVKCLYVKTPSSDVTDETVKRWESHFEDEDSNQFFVLPSEHVKTTIEDFLVNQQVDMLSMLTYKRNFFVELFTTTTTQKLSQSLKTPILALHE; encoded by the coding sequence ATGAAAAAGATACTCGTTCCTTTAGACTTCTCTGAAACTTCGGATAATGCGTTTGTATATGCGCTTGAATTGGCCAAACTGTTTAAAGCCGAATTGGTGTTGTTGCACACTTTTGATTTGCCCATTGTTGACAGTCAGTCGATGCCGATTAATTATGCCACGATTTACGATGCTATTGAGTTAACCAATTTTGAACATTTCAGAGATAAAATGCCAATCCTGAGAACGATGGCCGAAGCCCGAAATGCTGAGCATGTTGTGATGAATCATATCTTGATGGATGGTGATTTGGTGTTCAACATTAAAAAAGTAGTCAAACAAGAGCATGCTGATTTTGTAGTAATGGGAACCCGAGGAGCCACCGGTTGGCTTGATTCCTTCATCGGAACCAATACCAGCAGTGTGATTTCGGATGTGTCCGTACCGGTGTTGAGTGTTCCGCTTGGAGCAAAGTATACTAAAATAGAGACCATTGCCTTTACCACCCGTTTCCGTCAAAAAGACATTAAGGCCTTGGAAGACGTGGTGAAAATGGCAAAGAAACTGAAAGCCAAAGTGAAATGTTTGTATGTAAAAACGCCTTCTTCTGATGTTACGGATGAAACGGTAAAACGTTGGGAATCCCATTTTGAAGATGAGGATAGCAACCAGTTTTTTGTTCTGCCAAGCGAACACGTTAAAACGACCATCGAAGACTTCTTAGTGAATCAGCAAGTGGATATGCTGTCTATGTTGACGTACAAAAGAAACTTCTTTGTAGAACTGTTTACCACTACCACTACCCAAAAACTATCACAAAGTTTAAAAACACCCATCTTGGCCTTGCATGAATAA
- the dnaN gene encoding DNA polymerase III subunit beta — protein MKFIVSSSYLLKQLQVLGSVINSSNTLPILDNFLFELNNKTLTVSASDLETTMSATLEIDSTSKGSVAVPAKLLLDILKTFPEQPLTFTVEENSTIEISSNSGKYAIAYAPGEEFPKSVSLDDPSSTIVPSEVLATAISKTIFAAGNDDLRPVMSGVFFQFSPEGLIFVATDAHKLVKYARADVKASQVADFIMPKKPLNILKSILGASESDVTIEYNDSNATFSFDSYVLTCRLIDGKYPNYEAVIPKENPNKLMINRVLLLNSVRRVAIFSNKTTHQIRLKIAGAELNISAEDIDYSNKAEERLTCDYQGDDMQIGFNSRFLSEMLTNLQSDEIMLEMSMPNRAGILTPIDGLDEGETVTMLVMPVMLNN, from the coding sequence ATGAAATTCATTGTATCGAGTTCATACTTATTAAAACAACTACAAGTCTTAGGTAGCGTTATTAACAGCAGTAACACTTTGCCTATTTTAGATAATTTCCTATTCGAATTAAACAACAAAACCTTAACGGTTTCGGCTTCTGATTTAGAGACTACCATGTCGGCTACTTTAGAAATTGATTCCACCAGCAAAGGCAGTGTGGCTGTTCCGGCAAAATTGTTATTAGATATTTTAAAAACATTCCCAGAACAACCGCTAACCTTTACCGTAGAAGAAAACAGTACGATTGAAATTAGCTCGAATTCAGGGAAATATGCCATTGCTTACGCTCCGGGAGAAGAATTCCCAAAATCAGTAAGTTTGGATGATCCTTCTTCTACAATAGTGCCTTCTGAAGTTTTAGCCACGGCTATCAGCAAAACTATTTTTGCCGCCGGAAATGACGATTTACGTCCGGTAATGAGCGGAGTGTTTTTCCAATTCTCTCCGGAAGGATTGATATTTGTAGCTACCGATGCGCATAAATTAGTGAAATATGCCCGTGCTGATGTAAAAGCCTCTCAAGTAGCGGATTTCATCATGCCAAAGAAACCTTTGAACATCTTAAAAAGCATTTTAGGAGCATCTGAATCTGATGTGACTATTGAATATAACGATTCTAATGCGACTTTCTCTTTCGACAGTTATGTATTGACTTGTCGTTTGATTGACGGTAAATATCCAAATTACGAAGCGGTAATTCCGAAAGAAAATCCAAATAAATTGATGATTAACCGAGTGTTGTTATTGAACTCTGTTCGTCGTGTTGCGATTTTCTCTAACAAAACTACACACCAGATTCGCTTAAAAATTGCCGGTGCCGAATTGAATATTTCTGCCGAAGATATTGATTACTCAAACAAAGCAGAAGAGCGTTTGACTTGTGATTACCAAGGCGACGACATGCAAATCGGATTCAACTCCAGATTCTTATCTGAGATGTTGACCAACCTGCAGTCTGATGAGATTATGTTGGAAATGTCAATGCCAAACCGTGCCGGAATCCTAACACCAATTGATGGTTTAGATGAAGGCGAAACAGTAACCATGCTGGTAATGCCGGTAATGTTGAACAACTAA
- the gldG gene encoding gliding motility-associated ABC transporter substrate-binding protein GldG: protein MMSAPKNNFKKILTTVALIVVLNLAGHFVFKRFDLTADKRYTLSQTSLTIVSEVKEPLYIDVFLEGEFPGEFKKLQTETQQLLEEFKAENPNIIFQFVNPLEDEEQKDKTMQSFVDRGMTPVNVTVNDKGQQTQEMVFPWAVATCGNRSVKVPLLKNMMGASTAEKVVSSVQHLEYAFANAINTIAKTKQKKVAVIKGNGELHDILIADFVKSVRDNYYIGTFTLDSVAKNPTESLKYLKKYDLAVIAKPTEAFTDEEKEVLDQFIVNGGKTLWLVDQVNMEMDSLYNQNGSNLAFPRDLGLTDMFFKYGIRLRPDLIKDIMATPIALATGEQGSATQYTQYPWFFSPLIYPSQGTKHPIVSNLDGIKFEFTSPIEPLKNDIKKTVLLQSSPYSKLIGTPSEINLKMVSERPEQKDFTGTGNFPVAVLLEGQFHSMYENRVLPFKDSTWKSIGKDNKMIVVSDGDIIKNQLDKNFQPLELGYDKWTNNLYANKEFMMNCVNYLLDDNGLINIRSKEVDLPILDKEKVYANYTSSQVVTVAVPIIILLVFGVVFTILRKRKYSK from the coding sequence ATAATGAGCGCGCCAAAAAATAACTTCAAAAAAATACTGACCACCGTTGCTTTAATTGTGGTGCTGAACTTGGCCGGACATTTTGTTTTTAAACGTTTTGACCTTACGGCCGATAAAAGATATACGCTTTCGCAAACCTCCCTAACCATTGTAAGCGAAGTCAAAGAACCGCTTTATATTGATGTTTTCTTGGAAGGGGAATTTCCGGGTGAATTCAAAAAACTACAAACGGAAACACAGCAATTGTTAGAAGAATTCAAAGCTGAAAACCCCAATATCATTTTCCAATTTGTCAATCCGCTGGAAGACGAAGAACAAAAAGACAAAACCATGCAATCTTTTGTTGACCGTGGGATGACTCCGGTTAACGTTACAGTTAATGACAAAGGCCAGCAAACCCAAGAAATGGTTTTCCCATGGGCAGTGGCTACGTGTGGCAATCGTTCGGTAAAAGTGCCTTTGTTGAAAAACATGATGGGTGCGTCAACGGCTGAAAAAGTGGTAAGCTCAGTACAACATTTAGAATATGCTTTTGCCAATGCCATCAATACTATAGCCAAAACCAAACAAAAGAAAGTAGCCGTAATCAAAGGCAATGGCGAATTGCACGACATCCTGATTGCCGACTTTGTAAAATCCGTCCGTGATAATTATTACATCGGAACCTTTACTTTAGACTCGGTTGCCAAAAACCCGACGGAGAGTTTAAAATACTTGAAGAAATACGATTTAGCCGTTATTGCCAAACCAACAGAAGCCTTTACCGATGAAGAAAAAGAAGTCTTAGACCAATTTATTGTCAATGGCGGAAAAACACTTTGGCTGGTGGATCAAGTCAATATGGAAATGGACAGTTTGTACAACCAAAACGGTTCCAATTTGGCTTTTCCAAGAGATTTAGGCTTGACCGATATGTTCTTCAAATACGGCATTCGTTTGCGTCCTGATTTGATAAAAGACATCATGGCCACTCCAATAGCTTTAGCAACCGGCGAGCAAGGAAGTGCCACACAATACACACAATATCCGTGGTTTTTTTCGCCACTGATTTATCCTTCACAGGGCACTAAACATCCGATAGTGAGTAACCTTGACGGTATCAAATTTGAATTTACCAGTCCGATTGAACCTTTGAAAAACGATATTAAGAAGACCGTTTTATTGCAGTCGTCTCCATATTCCAAACTTATCGGGACGCCTTCGGAAATCAATTTAAAAATGGTATCAGAACGACCGGAACAAAAAGATTTCACCGGAACGGGTAATTTTCCGGTAGCCGTTTTATTGGAAGGTCAGTTTCATTCGATGTATGAAAACCGAGTGCTTCCTTTCAAAGATTCAACCTGGAAAAGCATTGGTAAAGACAATAAAATGATAGTCGTTTCGGATGGCGATATCATTAAAAATCAATTGGATAAAAACTTTCAACCGCTGGAATTGGGCTATGACAAATGGACCAATAATTTATACGCCAACAAAGAGTTTATGATGAATTGCGTGAATTATTTGCTGGACGACAACGGACTTATTAACATTCGCAGCAAAGAAGTAGATTTACCGATTTTGGATAAAGAAAAAGTCTATGCCAATTACACTTCGTCGCAAGTCGTAACTGTAGCAGTTCCAATTATTATTCTGTTGGTATTTGGCGTCGTATTTACCATTTTGCGCAAGCGTAAATACAGCAAGTAA
- the gldF gene encoding gliding motility-associated ABC transporter permease subunit GldF codes for MKSIALREIKSFFGSPIGYLVIAIFLLLNGLFLWVFDGEYNILQSGFADLSPFFTLAPWILIFLIPAVTMRSFSDEKKQGTIELLLTKPLSIWQIVNGKFLGSFLLIVLALLPTLVYVYVIYGLGMPEGNIDMGSTMGSYFGLLFLIAAYTAIGIFTSTLSENQIVAFLLSVFLCFVFYYGFEGASIYIKGFEDTIARIGMDYHFKSMSRGVLDTRDVLYFVSVAFLFLSFTVFKLKSLKS; via the coding sequence ATGAAATCAATCGCATTACGAGAAATAAAATCCTTTTTTGGTTCGCCCATTGGGTATTTGGTGATTGCTATTTTCCTATTGCTCAACGGCTTGTTCCTTTGGGTTTTTGATGGTGAGTACAATATATTGCAAAGCGGGTTTGCCGATTTAAGTCCGTTCTTCACTTTGGCACCATGGATATTGATTTTCCTCATACCGGCTGTGACGATGCGCAGTTTTTCTGATGAGAAAAAACAAGGTACAATTGAACTTTTGTTAACCAAACCCTTATCGATTTGGCAAATTGTAAACGGAAAATTCCTAGGTTCATTCCTATTAATTGTATTAGCCTTACTTCCTACCCTAGTCTATGTGTATGTCATTTACGGTTTAGGCATGCCCGAAGGAAATATCGACATGGGTAGCACTATGGGGTCTTACTTTGGGCTGTTGTTTTTAATCGCTGCTTATACCGCCATCGGAATTTTCACTTCAACGCTTTCCGAAAATCAGATTGTAGCTTTCTTGCTTTCGGTATTTTTGTGCTTTGTATTTTACTATGGCTTTGAAGGAGCTTCCATTTACATCAAAGGTTTTGAAGACACCATTGCCCGCATCGGGATGGATTATCATTTCAAAAGCATGTCACGCGGCGTTTTAGATACTCGCGATGTATTGTATTTTGTGAGTGTGGCTTTCTTGTTTTTATCGTTTACTGTGTTTAAATTAAAATCTTTGAAATCATAA
- a CDS encoding putative quinol monooxygenase gives MFVRIVKMSFHEEHIPKFLENFDVMKEKIRGANGNRFLELYQDKNNPCIFFTYSFWETEQDLENYRTSALFDDVWTFTKKLFNDKPEAWSVDKVVSLP, from the coding sequence ATGTTTGTCAGAATAGTTAAAATGAGTTTTCACGAAGAACACATTCCAAAGTTTTTGGAAAATTTTGACGTGATGAAAGAAAAGATACGCGGTGCCAATGGCAATCGTTTTTTAGAATTGTATCAGGATAAAAACAATCCGTGCATTTTCTTTACGTACAGCTTTTGGGAAACCGAACAGGACCTAGAAAATTACAGAACATCGGCTTTGTTTGATGATGTATGGACTTTCACTAAAAAACTATTCAACGACAAACCCGAGGCATGGAGTGTGGATAAAGTAGTTTCACTACCTTAA
- a CDS encoding SAM hydrolase/SAM-dependent halogenase family protein translates to MSIITLTTDYGVKDHFVGALKGKLLSEFREAAIIDISHHIDPFNVAEAAYIIGAAYNSFPKGTVHLIGVDIELNTENQHVAMQWNDQYFICADNGILSMLIQKIMPQKLVAINIHDRLPNDATDLDVFVKVACHLAKGGLLNVIGKEIKTIKEVTELQAVAQDNQIKGYVIYSDHLGNAVTNISKKLFLEMGKGRPYEIKFKNQTIKTILPKYSDIGISEKYPLKYYEGEKLAIFNEAGFLEIAIFRSNPETVGSASSLLGLSYRDGVTIEFKN, encoded by the coding sequence ATGTCAATAATCACCTTAACGACCGATTACGGAGTAAAAGACCACTTTGTCGGGGCTTTGAAAGGTAAATTACTATCGGAGTTTCGCGAAGCTGCCATTATTGATATTTCCCATCATATTGATCCGTTCAATGTAGCTGAAGCTGCTTACATCATCGGAGCCGCTTACAATAGTTTTCCAAAAGGTACCGTGCACTTAATTGGTGTGGATATCGAATTGAACACAGAAAACCAGCACGTGGCCATGCAATGGAACGATCAGTACTTTATTTGTGCAGATAACGGCATTCTGAGCATGTTGATTCAAAAGATAATGCCGCAAAAATTAGTAGCCATCAATATTCACGACCGATTGCCAAATGATGCTACCGATTTGGATGTGTTTGTAAAAGTAGCCTGCCATTTAGCCAAAGGAGGATTGCTGAATGTCATTGGCAAAGAAATCAAAACCATAAAAGAAGTCACCGAATTACAGGCCGTAGCGCAAGACAACCAAATTAAAGGGTATGTCATTTATAGCGACCATTTGGGCAATGCCGTGACCAATATTTCCAAGAAGTTGTTTTTAGAAATGGGCAAAGGCCGTCCGTATGAAATCAAATTTAAAAATCAAACCATCAAAACCATCTTACCGAAATATTCGGATATAGGAATTTCTGAAAAATACCCATTGAAGTATTATGAAGGCGAAAAGTTGGCGATATTCAACGAGGCGGGCTTTTTGGAAATTGCCATTTTCAGAAGCAATCCCGAAACAGTGGGTTCCGCTTCTTCCTTATTGGGATTGAGTTATAGAGATGGTGTTACCATTGAGTTTAAAAATTAG